From Phaeodactylum tricornutum CCAP 1055/1 chromosome 11, complete sequence, one genomic window encodes:
- a CDS encoding predicted protein, whose protein sequence is MKTTAIIACTLLASASAFAPAPTNGRVSTAQNALADRIFNLDLFDRDGNKYGARSNKNVKVGKLGDNSYVPAGLSKAQYEKVRAEEKKKKDENYQRNVKKAGKFIDYTEWYMARGTDLSQGWKKSVTLGHRMAKTKFDWSGTADAKTLDSATSTGIFGKKAAAKKTVVAKKAAPKKAAVAAKKTVAAKKPKYFY, encoded by the coding sequence ATGAAGACTACCGCCATCATCGCTTGCACACTCTTGGCTTCGGCTTCTGCCTTTGCCCCTGCACCTACTAACGGCCGCGTGTCCACTGCCCAAAACGCTTTGGCCGACCGCATTTTCAACCTCGACTTGTTCGatcgcgacggcaacaaGTACGGAGCTCGCTCGAACAAGAATGTCAAGGTAGGCAAGCTCGGAGACAACTCCTATGTCCCTGCTGGACTCAGCAAGGCTCAGTACGAAAAGGTCCgtgcggaagaaaagaagaagaaggaCGAGAACTACCAGCGCAATGTGAAGAAGGCTGGCAAGTTCATCGATTACACTGAGTGGTACATGGCGCGTGGAACCGATCTTTCTCAAGGCTGGAAGAAATCTGTCACGCTAGGACACCGCATGGCCAAGACCAAGTTCGACTGGTCCGGAACTGCGGACGCCAAGACTTTGGACTCCGCCACTTCGACCGGAATCTTCGGAAAGAAGGCTGCCGCGAAGAAGACCGTTGTCGCCAAAAAGGCTGCCCCCAAAAAGGCCGCTGTCGCTGCTAAAAAGACGGTTGCCGCCAAGAAGCCCAAGTACTTCTACTAA
- a CDS encoding predicted protein has product FQSPTVKDEYEKLCRDHMSLIQFGGKYAEFDPLGKIRYLDEIEKIEDRWEVFFARFKLMGFLNKSYVTQCNDFLASMGLDEEQ; this is encoded by the coding sequence TCAATCGCCGACTGTTaaggacgaatacgaaaagCTGTGCCGGGATCACATGTCCCTAATTCAGTTTGGCGGAAAATATGCCGAATTTGATCCACTGGGAAAGATCCGGTACCTAGACGAGATTGAAAAAATTGAAGACCGATGGGAGGTCTTTTTCGCTCGATTCAAGCTAATGGGCTTTCTAAACAAGTCATATGTGACGCAATGTAACGATTTCTTGGCAAGCATGGGACTGGATGAGGAGCAG